The Tardibacter chloracetimidivorans region ACGCATTATATCGAGTGCCTTGTCGAGCCCGGCCCGTTCGGTCGCACGGCCCGAGCACACGTCGTCGAATACCCGGTTACATCCGGCACGATCCAGCGCATCGCGTTGCAGATCAAGATTCTGCTCGCCCGTCGACACCCGCATGTACCCGATCAGCATCGACGCCCGCTCCCTCTTGCATCAATCTATCGAACGATGGGTTTACCGGCTATAGGTTTCTGGACGGGTAGATGTGAGATTGAGGGCCATCCAGCAGTTCGATCGTAATCGCTGGGCCGCTTCGCATCAAACCGGGGTTTGTTGTGACCGCATGGTTCAGCGTTGCATCTGGCCCTCGAGCAATGTATGCACGATAATGTCAATACAGGAAGTTTTGTGATATTTGAGTGGGACGACGACAAGGCCGCTGCCAACCTGCGCAAGCACCATGTCGCATTCGAGCTGGCTGAGCTGGTCTGGGATGATCCCGCCCATATCATCGTGTTTGATCGCTATGAAAACGACGAAGAACGCTGGCACGCGATTGGCTTGGTACGCGGCATATTGATCTTAACGGTCGTCCACACGCTCCCCACGGGTGACGATGAGAACGTGCCTATCCGCTTGACGCATACACCCACTACATCTAGTGGCTGCCTTGTGGCGCGCGCCTGACTTTTCCTGCGGCTTGGTGCCACCCAAAGCGGTTGTAAAGGGTGGGGATTGTGGACGTTCTTGACCGCGACAAGC contains the following coding sequences:
- a CDS encoding BrnT family toxin, with the translated sequence MIFEWDDDKAAANLRKHHVAFELAELVWDDPAHIIVFDRYENDEERWHAIGLVRGILILTVVHTLPTGDDENVPIRLTHTPTTSSGCLVARA